In Thiospirochaeta perfilievii, a single window of DNA contains:
- a CDS encoding glycogen synthase, giving the protein MERLKILMIASEAYPFAKSGGLADVVSSLSAALYSNGYDVKIILPRYYSIDINKLDAIEEPMCINMDYGEEWVKVYKSSLPNTDVPIYFIDHEELYGRDGLYGPSPTEEYPDNSRRFSVLCKAAFTFCKFINWIPNIMHSHDWQSALIPALLYNSDIDPDFYSTASVLTIHNLGYQGWFSFGDINFTNLDISRNSHNDGIFNFLRTGVAKADVLTTVSPTYSKEILTPEYGHNLHDLLKRRESDLFGILNGCDYELWNPELDRHISPLNYSKNDLENKSIIKKNIQKMVGLEVSSSIPLFTIITRLVDQKGIGALCGPGYGSLFNICHELNIQIVILGTGESWCEDELRILDEKLDNLVFINTFNNELSHLLEAGADFFLMPSKYEPCGLNQIYSLKYGTLPIVRNTGGLADSVKCYENRTGTGTGFIFDDLTPRAIYDTVAWATWVWYNKKADILDMQQRAMEEDFSWEISANKYGEIYQWALDRKTNRYPRSW; this is encoded by the coding sequence ATGGAAAGACTCAAAATACTAATGATAGCTAGCGAAGCATACCCTTTTGCAAAAAGTGGAGGTCTAGCAGATGTTGTATCATCTCTCTCTGCTGCACTATACTCTAATGGATACGATGTTAAAATTATACTTCCAAGGTATTATTCCATTGATATTAATAAGTTAGATGCAATCGAAGAACCAATGTGTATTAATATGGATTATGGTGAGGAGTGGGTAAAAGTTTATAAATCATCACTACCTAATACAGATGTACCAATCTACTTTATTGACCATGAAGAGCTATATGGCCGAGATGGATTATACGGACCTTCCCCAACAGAGGAGTATCCAGATAACTCTAGAAGATTTTCTGTTTTATGCAAAGCTGCATTTACCTTTTGTAAATTTATTAACTGGATCCCTAATATCATGCACTCCCACGATTGGCAATCTGCTCTTATTCCGGCACTATTATACAATAGTGACATTGATCCTGATTTTTACTCAACAGCCTCTGTATTAACCATCCACAACCTAGGTTATCAAGGTTGGTTCTCCTTTGGAGATATTAACTTTACTAATTTGGATATCTCAAGAAATAGCCACAATGATGGGATATTTAATTTCCTAAGAACAGGAGTTGCCAAGGCTGATGTTTTAACAACTGTAAGTCCTACTTACTCTAAGGAGATACTAACCCCTGAGTATGGACACAACCTGCATGATCTACTAAAGAGAAGAGAATCAGATCTTTTTGGAATCTTAAATGGTTGTGATTATGAGTTATGGAATCCAGAACTAGATAGACATATTTCACCCTTGAACTACTCAAAAAATGATCTAGAAAATAAGAGTATTATTAAAAAAAATATCCAAAAAATGGTAGGCCTAGAAGTAAGTAGCTCAATTCCACTATTTACAATTATAACTAGATTAGTAGATCAAAAAGGGATAGGAGCCCTATGTGGACCAGGCTATGGAAGTCTATTTAATATATGTCACGAACTAAATATTCAGATAGTTATTTTAGGAACTGGAGAGTCCTGGTGTGAGGATGAATTAAGGATATTAGATGAAAAGTTAGATAATCTAGTCTTTATAAATACATTTAATAATGAACTAAGCCATCTCCTAGAAGCTGGTGCCGATTTTTTCCTAATGCCAAGTAAGTATGAACCCTGCGGTCTTAATCAAATATACTCATTAAAATATGGAACTCTACCAATTGTTAGAAATACAGGTGGTCTAGCAGATAGTGTTAAATGTTATGAAAATAGAACTGGTACTGGTACAGGTTTTATATTTGATGATCTAACACCAAGAGCAATATACGACACAGTAGCGTGGGCTACCTGGGTCTGGTATAATAAAAAGGCAGATATACTTGATATGCAACAAAGAGCCATGGAGGAAGACTTCTCCTGGGAGATCTCAGCTAATAAGTATGGAGAGATCTATCAGTGGGCACTAGATAGAAAAACAAATAGATACCCACGTAGTTGGTAG
- a CDS encoding GNAT family N-acetyltransferase: MPWTISDKNDLIDIIKFLQVYEWKNIQALSEYLSEGNYKQPLRGSVLTIIYRDNGVITSLIVITAKGLLYPIIRMTSQEKISSKNELIRILASIKFNTHGIIGLKDDVDYLDSIIFKRIRGINNYILLHRDNNIKLIIDNTHNILKASPRDLNRLLPLEIEYQKEEVLLNPKELNKKATMLNFKKKLQTDDVYYIYENNIAISKCGTTYKSKKYTLIGGVFTWKSRRNLGYSTNLLKYMINEEEKKGLTSALFVKSSNSVALHLYKKLGFIDPVDYKINYYYN; encoded by the coding sequence GTGCCTTGGACAATTTCAGACAAAAATGATCTTATAGATATTATTAAATTCCTACAAGTATATGAATGGAAGAACATTCAAGCTTTGTCAGAATACCTATCTGAAGGAAATTATAAACAACCATTAAGAGGTAGTGTTTTAACTATTATTTATAGGGATAATGGGGTCATTACCAGTCTGATTGTCATAACAGCTAAGGGTCTTTTATATCCTATAATTAGGATGACAAGCCAAGAAAAAATATCATCTAAAAATGAGTTGATTAGAATTTTAGCCTCTATTAAATTCAATACCCACGGGATTATTGGATTAAAAGATGATGTTGATTATTTAGACTCAATAATCTTTAAGAGAATAAGGGGCATTAATAACTACATTCTGCTACACAGAGACAATAATATTAAACTTATAATAGATAATACCCACAATATATTAAAAGCTTCACCTAGGGATTTAAATAGATTATTACCCCTTGAGATTGAGTACCAAAAAGAGGAAGTACTACTTAATCCTAAAGAGCTAAATAAAAAAGCCACAATGCTAAATTTTAAAAAAAAATTACAAACTGATGATGTGTACTATATTTATGAGAATAACATTGCCATAAGTAAGTGTGGAACTACTTATAAGAGTAAAAAATACACTCTAATAGGTGGTGTCTTTACATGGAAAAGTAGAAGAAACCTGGGATACTCTACAAACTTATTAAAATATATGATCAATGAAGAGGAAAAGAAAGGGTTAACATCTGCTCTTTTTGTTAAAAGCAGCAATAGTGTTGCTCTTCACTTATATAAAAAGCTTGGATTTATAGATCCAGTAGATTACAAAATAAATTATTATTACAACTAA
- the udk gene encoding uridine kinase, which translates to MKDKVTIVGITGGSGSGKTTIVKKIEEIVSEFVFIPQDNYYKTATYVNNNNITSFNFDHPDAFDSDLLLEQLQYLKDGKSIEMPEYDFVNHSRVEKRKSVNSQTVVIIEGIMLFWDKRIRDLLDLKIFVDTPDDIRFIRRLTRDVKERGRTLDSVVTQYLDIVRPGYYEFIEPTKSYADIIIPEGGFNQNALQVLVSYLKDLS; encoded by the coding sequence ATGAAGGATAAGGTAACTATAGTTGGAATAACAGGTGGTTCTGGTTCTGGTAAGACTACTATTGTAAAAAAGATTGAAGAGATAGTATCAGAATTTGTATTTATTCCCCAAGATAATTATTATAAAACTGCTACTTATGTGAATAATAATAACATTACATCATTTAATTTTGACCATCCGGATGCTTTTGATAGTGATCTTTTACTAGAACAGTTACAATATTTGAAGGATGGAAAGAGTATAGAGATGCCAGAGTATGATTTTGTTAATCACTCTAGGGTGGAGAAGAGAAAATCTGTTAATAGTCAAACGGTTGTAATTATTGAAGGTATTATGCTTTTTTGGGATAAACGTATTAGAGATCTATTAGACCTTAAAATTTTTGTTGATACTCCAGATGATATTAGGTTTATTAGACGTCTAACTAGAGATGTTAAGGAGAGGGGTAGAACTTTAGACTCTGTAGTCACCCAGTATCTTGATATAGTTAGACCTGGGTACTATGAGTTTATTGAACCAACTAAATCCTATGCTGATATAATAATTCCTGAGGGAGGGTTTAATCAAAATGCTCTTCAGGTATTAGTCTCCTATCTTAAGGATTTATCTTAA